From Saccopteryx leptura isolate mSacLep1 chromosome 3, mSacLep1_pri_phased_curated, whole genome shotgun sequence, one genomic window encodes:
- the SRM gene encoding spermidine synthase produces the protein MEPGPDGPAASGPAAIREGWFRETCSLWPGQALSLQVEQLLHHQRSRYQDILVFRSKSYGNVLVLDGVIQCTERDEFSYQEMIANLPLCSHPNPRKVLIIGGGDGGVLREVVKHSSVESVVQCEIDEDVIQVSKKFLPSMAVGYSSSKLTLHVGDGFEFMKQNQDAFDVIITDSSDPMGPAESLFKESYYQLMKTALKEDGILCCQGECQWLHLDLIKDMQHFCRSLFPVVAYAYCTIPTYPSGQIGFMLCSKNPSTNFQEPVRQLTQKQVEQMQLRYYNSDVHRAAFVLPEFARKALNDVS, from the exons ATGGAGCCCGGCCCCGACGGCCCCGCCGCTTCCGGCCCCGCTGCCATCCGCGAGGGCTGGTTCCGCGAGACGTGCAGCCTGTGGCCGGGCCAGGCCTTGTCCCTGCAGGTGGAGCAGCTGCTGCACCATCAGCGGTCGCGGTACCAGGATATCCTTGTCTTTCGCAG TAAGAGCTACGGCAATGTGCTGGTGTTGGACGGTGTCATCCAGTGCACGGAGAGAGATGAGTTCTCCTACCAGGAGATGATAGCCAACCTGCCGCTCTGCAGCCACCCCAACCCACGCAAG GTGCTGATCATCGGGGGTGGGGACGGGGGCGTCCTGCGGGAGGTGGTGAAGCATTCCTCTGTGGAGTCCGTGGTCCAGTGCGAGATTGATGAG GATGTCATTCAGGTCTCTAAGAAGTTCCTGCCGAGCATGGCTGTTGGCTACTCCAGCTCAAAGCTGACCCTTCATGTGGGTGACGGATTTGAGTTCATGAAACAGAACCAGGACGCCTTTGACGTCATCATCACTGACTCCTCGGACCCCATGG GCCCTGCTGAGAGCCTCTTCAAGGAGTCCTATTACCAGCTCATGAAGACGGCCCTCAAGGAAGATGGGATTCTCTGCTGCCAGG GCGAGTGCCAGTGGCTGCACCTGGACCTCATCAAGGACATGCAGCACTTCTGCAGATCGCTCTTCCCCGTGGTGGCCTACGCCTACTGCACCATCCCCACCTACCCCAGCGGCCAGATCGGCTTCATGCTGTGCAGCAAAAACCCA agTACCAACTTCCAGGAGCCGGTGAGGCAGCTGACGCAGAAGCAGGTTGAACAGATGCAGCTGAGATACTACAACTCTGACGTGCACCGGGCAGCCTTCGTCCTGCCCGAGTTTGCCCGCAAG GCCCTGAATGATGTGAGCTGA